A region from the Paenibacillus humicola genome encodes:
- a CDS encoding ABC transporter permease → MSTAQSIAGVQTIPERKITRGSLAWRRFSKNRLAVVGLVWVAIVLVIAVIGPLIAPYGYEQANYIHANEAPSWSFPFGTDSLGHDMFSEIIYSIRFACVIAIGATAVAFVIGAVLGLWAGFAGRVTDNIIMRLVDLMFAFPSYFLNLILVVSLGRGLFPIFLSIGITQWAGHARLIRGLVLTLKNGEMVEAARSLGATRFHIARHYLLPNIIGSVIVSLSFSLPTAMTLDAALSVVGLGLQPPMPSFGNLMTAGGQNILGFPWMLYFPAGVFALTLLSFLFVGNGLQLALNPKGDA, encoded by the coding sequence GTGAGTACAGCCCAAAGCATTGCGGGGGTCCAGACGATCCCGGAGCGGAAAATAACGCGCGGATCGCTGGCATGGCGGCGGTTCTCGAAGAACCGTCTGGCGGTTGTGGGATTGGTGTGGGTGGCCATTGTACTGGTCATTGCGGTCATCGGGCCGCTGATCGCGCCGTACGGCTACGAACAGGCGAATTATATCCACGCGAACGAGGCGCCGAGCTGGAGCTTTCCGTTCGGCACGGACAGCCTCGGCCACGATATGTTCAGCGAAATTATTTACAGCATCCGGTTCGCCTGCGTCATTGCAATCGGGGCGACGGCCGTCGCGTTCGTCATCGGCGCGGTGCTCGGACTCTGGGCCGGCTTCGCCGGTAGGGTGACGGACAATATCATCATGCGGCTCGTCGATCTGATGTTTGCGTTTCCGTCTTATTTCCTGAACCTGATCCTGGTTGTGTCGCTGGGCCGGGGGCTGTTCCCGATTTTCCTCTCGATCGGCATTACCCAGTGGGCGGGCCATGCGCGGCTGATCCGCGGGCTGGTGCTGACGCTGAAAAACGGGGAAATGGTGGAAGCCGCCCGCTCGCTCGGCGCGACCCGGTTTCATATCGCCCGGCACTACCTGCTGCCGAACATTATCGGAAGCGTTATCGTGTCGCTGTCGTTCAGCCTGCCGACGGCCATGACGCTGGACGCCGCGCTGAGCGTCGTCGGGCTCGGCCTGCAGCCGCCGATGCCAAGCTTCGGTAACCTGATGACCGCGGGCGGGCAAAATATTCTCGGATTTCCGTGGATGCTTTATTTTCCCGCCGGCGTGTTCGCGCTGACGCTGCTGTCGTTCCTGTTCGTCGGTAACGGCCTGCAGCTGGCACTCAACCCGAAAGGAGATGCGTAA